Below is a genomic region from Miscanthus floridulus cultivar M001 chromosome 1, ASM1932011v1, whole genome shotgun sequence.
TGGCATGGCACATATGACATGGATCTGTGTGCCGTCTGAGGCTTGCTTGTGTCAATTGCAATGTCTTCACTGTTTGCTTGTATAGCATCCGCTCTGTTTGAATTGGTACTTCAGTCGTACGGTATGCTATTATGATATTGAATGCACGTTTTCCTATGGACGCAGGGTGCTTTCTCTCAACTCTCTTGGTGCACGTAGGGGACTGGTGGTAAATTTCTCTGATCTACAGGAATTGCTCAATGGATGTTCTCAGCTAGAGGTTTATAATTGTAGGAATTGCTCAATGGACTGGTGCACGTAGGAAAGCATGCTCCTAGTGTTTATAATTGTCCAATTAATAAACTGAAGTCAACTGATATAGAAAGTGTATGGTAGATGTGCTGATACAAGCATTGCTGATATAAACCATGCAGTCTAGTGTTCATGCCGCTGTACTTAGGTTTGCAGTTTGACATCTGGAAGTTAGCTGCCAAGTTACTACCACTTTCGCTTTCTCTTGATTGTTTTCATCCGGCCTTTTAACATTCTTAAAACTGTTTGGCGCTGTGTGAAATGGTTGAGTATTTGTGTGCATGCTCCATTTGGTTTACTTCCATTTGCAATGTGTTCTGATGTCCTTATCTGTAATGCCATGTCTTCATTTAATATAGTGCACTGACCATTTGTCCAAAATCTGAACACTTTTAGGCATGGGAATGAGTTTGCACCTACTGTCGGATTCTTTCTCACTACACACCCATCTGAGGTACTTCTTCCTATTGGCCTGAAGCATGTGTATTGACTGCAGAGAGGTTATTTGTACCGAGTATTCTTTATAGGATTAAAATGCATTCTATTCTTTGAGTTATTGTCAGTTCATCACCTGTATGCTAAGGAAAAttgtccttttttatatatttgggaTGAACTGTTGAATTGATCAATAAATCTACTAGATTATGACTCGTGTTTCTTTTATTATGTTTCGGCAGGAGGTATCAAATAAGATAGTGAATCATAACGTAATATGCTTTATAATTATCTTAACCTTCCATTTTTGTACTTTAATTTTCAAGCATTTCTTTTATTTTCACTTACTAAACAGAAAAGATACATTAGCTATAGTATTGTGCAACTAGTTAATCCATTTGAAGTAATGCATAGCACATTCTTTTGTTTAGGTATATAATTATTCTGTCCTGCCAATTTCCAAACTGTATTGGTTTTTCTTTTTAATCCTAAATTATAAGGCTTGTGCCTAATTTAGATGCTTGTTACCCTCTTTTTCCCTTGTTTATTTTGTTGTGTCCTAAGGATTTGTGCATAACACCCAAACATACTTTCAACTCTCAGCTTTCCAGCCAAATTAATTGAATAGGAGGGGGAATTCATGTCATTTCTCTTCTGGATCTGTCAATTTGCAAATTCTTAACCTATGTCCCTGCTCAAAGTTTCCTTTTGACAGGGACAAGAGGGAGTACAAATTTTCCTTCTATAGGATGAATAcaaaaataataacaacaataaataTTAATATGGAAACTGATATATAAAAATGCACTTGGAAGTGTGATGAAATAATAGAAGCTAGAAGGGAAAAAATAATCGAAGTTAAAAGTAACAAAATCCATTCCATGCTGAAGATTCAAGTGgataaatgttttttttttgccagaaAAAGGTTTCAACTGAAGAACTTACAGGAGCTCGTTCCAAACTCCAACAGGGTACTCGATTGCATCATCTTCGACTATTTCTTGTCAAAGAACAGTCGATTGTAGTACATCAGTTTCTGAAACCTGCGTTTATCCTGTGCAGACTGACAAGGCATCCATGCTTGAAGAGATCATCGAATACGTCAAATTTCTCCAGCTGCAAGTGAAGGTtcgctcaccaccaccaccattccTCTGTTCCATGCTGTCTGGCTTACCATCCTCTCGTCTGCTGATCTGTATTGCCTGTCTTTGATTGAAGGTTCTCAGCATGAGCAGGCTAGGCACGACG
It encodes:
- the LOC136536627 gene encoding transcription factor LRL3-like; amino-acid sequence: MFSARGMGMSLHLLSDSFSLHTHLRKRFQLKNLQELVPNSNRTDKASMLEEIIEYVKFLQLQVKVLSMSRLGTTEAVVPLLTES